A part of Acropora palmata chromosome 6, jaAcrPala1.3, whole genome shotgun sequence genomic DNA contains:
- the LOC141883340 gene encoding cuticlin-6-like, which produces MELVQHHSKMIARFLLLMFLCFGRDASSFSTCDKPLDVLFAVDTSGSIDDVQFKHSQKFLRDLVGFFRISNSAARMAVFGFDHLPRFSKASNLDDPTTVSLTGVREQIDDLNFSQGATLIHVGLVEAGNIFNVSTLRPKVPRVVVFLTDGVNYRGSDSLVQPAEYLRTIHNARVISIGIGSEKIVDEEALNIMAGPRMSDQIVLIDFKKKSCGADDDESENDDTTSDEESGNESEDDGCGTKLRAVASLICQ; this is translated from the exons ATGGAGCTAGTACAACATCACTCCAAGA tgaTAGCAAGGTTTCTTCTGCTCATGTTCTTATGTTTTGGCCGAGATGCTTCATCATTCT CAACATGTGACAAACCCTTGGATGTCCTCTTCGCTGTAGACACGTCTGGAAGCATAGATGACGTGCAATTCAAGCATTCACAAAAATTTCTCAGGGACTTAGTGGGATTCTTCAGAATTTCCAACAGCGCTGCTCGGATGGCGGTGTTTGGGTTCGATCATCTTCCGCGATTCTCCAAAGCGTCGAATCTCGATGATCCAACAACCGTATCGCTCACAGGAGTCAGAGAACAAATAGACGATTTGAACTTCTCTCAAGGAGCCACCTTGATTCATGTTGGATTAGTAGAGGCTGGGAATATCTTCAATGTTTCGACTCTTCGGCCGAAAGTACCTcgcgttgttgtttttctaaCAGATGGTGTAAATTATCGTGGAAGTGACAGCCTGGTCCAACCAGCCGAATATTTGAGAACG ATACATAATGCTCGTGTTATTAGCATAGGAATCGGCTCCGAAAAAATTGTTGATGAAGAGGCGTTGAACATAATGGCTGGTCCAAGAATGTCCGACCAGATCGTTCTTATTGACTTCAAGAAAAAGTCGTGCGGTGCGGACGACGATGAAAGTGAGAACGACGACACAACTAGTGATGAAGAAAGTGGAAATGAGTCGGAAGATGATGGGTGCGGAACCAAATTGAGAGCAGTTGCATCACTAATCTGTCAATGA